DNA sequence from the uncultured Ilyobacter sp. genome:
GGGATTAAGCACTAATGATTTCATCATGGCTGCAAAAATAGATGAGGTGGAAATTTAAATTCCACCTCATCTATTTTAAATTATGAAAATATTCAATTAAAGAGAGTTATAAAACTCTTTTTTTATAAGAGACAAAAAAACCGTTACGGCCAAAAGGTCTGCACAGCCACCTGGACTAATTCTTTTTTTAGAAAATTTTTTATCGAGCTCATCTATTTCCACAAGAAGCTCTTTATTTAAAAGGCTGCCTTTTTTTAAGAGCTTCTTACATATGTCCTGCACTTCTTTCAATGTATGAATGTCATGTCTATGAAGTATGGTAGTATCCTCGCAGTGAGCCATAATGGTGATAAGGGTATGTAAAAGTCTTTCGTTGTCACCTGCATTAGAAAATTCTATGTCATCATATGCAGGGAGGGCGTATTCAAAGATAACAGGGATCCCTGATTCTACTTCTCCGCGTATACCTGTTATGCCATATTCTAAAAATACTCTTTCCCCATGAGTGAGATTAGTTTTTTTCTCTAGGGTCTTTAATTCACTGCCAACAAGTCCTTTGGTCATAAAACGGATATTTTCCTGAATTGAAAGAAATTCTTTATTTTCGTAAAGAGTTTTTGCTGTTGCTATCAGCACTATTCCAAGAACAAAGATCATTCCCTTATGGGTGTTTATTCCTTTGGTTTTTTTAAACATCTCTTTTTCAGCCTCTATACCTAGCTGCCGGCAGTCCTTAAAAATTATCTCTAGTCCATCAGGAGAAAAAGCCCTGTTGGCGATTTTTAACATATATTTTTGGAGTGAGGCTGTGCTTTTTATAAATGTGAAATAGTCCATGTCCTCGTGAGCCCCTTTAGATACTGGAGACACAAGTCCAAAGGATGGAAAACATGCCACCTCCATGAGCATGGACTCAAGGGCAAATTCACCTAACCGGTATATTTTTTCAGGGTACATTTATTTTTTCACCTCAGTTTTTTTGAAATCTTCATAGGAGATGTGGATATAATTGATAAGTTCATCTAAAGAGTGAGCTCTGCTTCTCACACAAACATGGGCATCATTTTCACAAATAAAACATTTTCTTTTTGGGAGATTTAGATGACTTCTGCTAATACCTTGAGAGTCATCTTTGTAAACATCAATGTCTACAAGCCTTCCTAGAGGGTGGCTTTTCTCGAGTTTTACCACTGATTTTTTGATGTTTATAGGGTCTTCCTCTATAAATGCTAAGTATACAACTCCCTCAAAGGAGTGGATGGTTTCGCTATGTTTGATTCTATCTCCAAAAATTCTCTGACATTCCCTATTCATAATGAACGCTATGTCATTTGCTATAGGATTGTTTTTATATAGTCCTGGATAATTTGTCCTCAATGCTATAAAGGGAAGCTTATATTTTTTTGCCAAAGCTTCTTGGACTCTCACTCTTTCTTCCCTGGAATTTAATATATCAATGGGATCAATGTTTTTTTTATTCATCAGTGGGGTGTGTGTGAAGAAATGATCTTCTCCACAATCTCCTTTCCTTCTTTTGTTAAAAGAAATTCAATGGTAGTGCCAGGAATGAGATCTGAAAGTTCCTCTGTATTGACACCTTTGTTTCTTCTTAAGGAGTCTCTCACCTTTGAAGCACTTATAAAACCAGTCTTATTTTCCCCTTCTTTTCTTTTTACGGTTTCTAGACTTATTCCTGATTTTTCAAGAATTTTTAAAAGTGCCTTATTGTAGGCATTAGTAACTTTACAGTAAGGTTCATCACCGACAATTCTTTTGTTGATATTTAATTTTTTACAAAAATAATTTGCAAAGATTTTTGCATCTAAAGTGGTATAGGCCTCTAAAAATTCACCAGCTTCTCTTAAAAAATATGCTGGGAATGTAGCCGAAGAGATAATATATTGCCCACCTGGTATCACCTTTACGTTTTTCAGGTCAGAAACCCCCTTTTTTACCAGATCATATCTGACTTTAAAAGGAAAAAGGGATTTATTTTCTTCTACTACAAATAATAAAACCTCTTCAGAGCTTTTGCTTGACTGCTCGATAAGATATCTATGTCCCAAGGTAAAGGGATTGCAGTTCATTACAAGGGCTGTTTTAGGTTTAGATGAATCTATGGAAAATTCCGAAGCTATTTTTTTTATCTCCTTATTGATGCCTCCCATACCGCCCTCTAATAAAACTACCTTATCGACTTTTTCCACCACCTTATATCCAAGGGATGTAAATATGGTTTCATAGACAGGCTTTGTAAAGATAAAAGAGTGAAAAATACCTTCTTCAAAAAGTTTGTCCTGAATTGATTTCAAAAGTATATTTGTGATACCAGTCCCCTGCATAGATGGGTCAATGGCAAAACATTTCAGTATATCTCTTGATTTTGAACAGGTGGCGACTATCTGTCCATTTTCTCTAATTGCAACTGTATAATCGATATTTTTTTCAAAATCAAGTTGAAACTTTTCTAAAAATTTTTTTATTTCATCAACTTCAGCAGGATTTCTCAGATGAATTTTTTCTGCAGAATAAATCATAGTACCCCCTTTATAAAATATCTTTAAGACTATTATACCTTAAATTTATAATAATTATTATTTAAAGAATAAATGGATTGACTCATAACTATTAACTAAACTAAGTCATAAAAAATATTCATAGGAATAAGTGGGAAGATTAATGTAATATTAATTTTTTTTAATTGATTTTATTAAAATGAGCAGTGGACCCTCTGTAACTCTTTAATAATGGGCTTAAAACTAGCTGTGGCAAGATAATGAATTTATAAAAATTTACATTAAATTAAAATTTAATATTTTTATGCATATAGATGGTATAATATATCTTGTAAATGATAAAAGTGGGGGCTTTTATCGTAACTGGGGGGGATAGATATGAATTTTTTACTTTTGAATTTAAATGAATGTATTGTTGGGGGTGAAGATTTTATATGAAGCAGATGCATTTTAAAATTTTCGGTAATCCTCAAATAAAAGTGGATAATATTGTTATTTCGCCGAGTCTCAAAAGGGGAGAGGCTCTTTTATATTATATGGTGGTTAATAAAAGAGTCTGTCGGGAAGAGATCATTGATCTATTTTGGAAAGACTCAGAAAAAAAGAATGCCAGAAAAAATTTGAGAAATTTGTTATATAAGCTAAAACAAGACCTAGGTTTTGATCTTATAATATCAATTAATAGAGAGACTTTGGTCTTGAATCCGAATATAAGGATAACAAGTGATTACAATGAGTTTATGGAAGGAATTGGAGGATATGACGGGGGTATTTTAGAGGGCTTCTGTGATGGAATCTACATGTTTAGCCTGTGGAAAGAAAAACTGCGGGAAAAAGTTAATAATAAATTTTTAGATTCGGTGCTTTTACAGTTAAAAGATAAATTGGAAAGTAAAGAGTTTGATATAGCTGAAAAACTTGCACTGAAGATAATAAAAATTGATGCTAAGAATACAAAGGTATATTTTGATCTTATGAAAATCTATGATGTCAAAGGTGAGTATGAAAAAGTTCACAGTATATATGACAAGCTAAACAGTAATTTTGATGATATTTTAGATGAAAATTTAAAAGAAAATATAGAAAAATTTTATAAAAATGTTTTTATGAAAAAATCAGACCGATTACCTCGGGTAAAATTTGACAGAGATAGTTTTTTTGTTAGAAATAAAGAGCTAAATATTTTGAAAAATGAGTACGAGGATTTCATCCAAAATGACGTAAAGAAAATTGTCATGATACATGGAGAAGCAGGCGTAGGAAAGACTCATCTGGTGAATAAATTTTTTAAAGAAGTAGACAATGAAAAAGTGGATATTATTTACTATAATTGCAGCAAAGAGGATTCAAACAAGAATTTTAAATTATGCAAGGAGCTTTTTTATCAAGCCAGAGAATGCTGGTCTTCTGAAAATGTATCCCTGTCAAAATACTTTATGAGGTCTGGGGCTAGAATATACTCATTTTTGGAGAAATTAGATGAAAATATAATTTTAACAAAAGAGGAAGAAGAGGAGAAACTTAGATATATAGAAAAATCCATGAGTCAGCTATTTGGAGAAATAAAAAGAAAGTTTATTTTTGTAGTTGATAATATTCAGTGGGGAGATAAAACAAGTTTATTTCTATTGGAAAAAAGAATACCCTTTCTCAAAGGGAAAGTAATGTTTATTTCCACAGTCAGAGATGAGGGAGGACCTTGGGTAAAGGATTTTCTTACTATATGCTTAAATTATGACAGGGTGAAAAAGATTGATTTAAAAAGATTTAGTATAGAGGAGACTTTTGAATTCATAGACAGATACTCAAATAACAGTATAGCCGACATTACAAAAGAAAGTATATATAAAGAATCAGAAGGAAATCCATTTTTTATAGTAGAGTACCTGGAAAATTTAAATGAAGATGGCACCATAAAAGAGATCTTTACAGAAAATATAGCTGCTATTTTGAAGGAAAATCTTAAAGAGTTGTCAGAGGACGAATTCAAATTACTTAAAATTTTATCCTTATTTAATATAGGTTTAGAGTTGGATACCCTAAAAAAATTATACGATTTTGATAAAGAGAAACTCAGAGAAATCCTAAGATACCTTATTTTATCAGGGATTATAAAGGAAAAATACGGTTTTGATGAGGTCAGATATAAATTTAAGCACAGAAAATTTAAGGAGTTTGTCTATTCTATAATAGATACACTTGAAAAAACAGAACTATATAAAAAAATAAGAGAAAAACTTGGAACAACTCAGCTTCAGGGAGAAAAAAGTTTTTTATATTTAGAAAAAACAAATTATTTTTCATAATATAAAAGCAAATATGATTAAAATAATCTAAAGATTAACTTTTTTGTTCGTCTTTGTCTAGCATGCTCTGGATAATTACAGCACATGAGGCATCTCCTGTAATATTAACAGCAGTTCTCATCATATCAAAAATTCTGTCAACACCAAACAAAAGTGGAAGAGCCTGTACAGGTAAGCCTGCAGCTAGTAGAACAGCAACTACTAGAAGTGAAGGACCCGGTACACCAGCTTGTCCTATAGAACCTATTGTAGCAGTTATGATTATAGCAATATATTGAGTCATTCCAAGCTGTATACCGTACATTTGTGCAAAGAACATAGCACAAAGAGCATAATATATTGCGTTACCATCCATATTTATTGTGGCTCCAAGTGGGAGTACGAATGAAGTTGTCTCATTTGATACATCAAGCTCTTCTTCACAGACTTCAAAAGTTACAGGAAGAGTAGCCATTGATGATGCCGTTGAAAGGGCAACTATCTGAGCCTTTGATATCTTCTTGATGAACCTTGAAGGAGATGTTTTAGATAGAAGCTTAACAAATAATGGATAAACACCAAATGTTTGCAGAGCAAGAGCCACAGTGTAAACAATTAGTAATTTAAGCACTAGAGCAAGTATATCGTAACCAAATGTTCCAACAGCATCAGCCATTAATCCAAAAACCCCTATAGGAGCTAAAATCATTACTTTTAGTATCATCCATATCATAGCCTCGTTGAGACTTTCAAGGAGATTGATAACAGGCTCTCTTTTTTCCTTTACAAGTTTTGAAAGAGCGATACCTAGGAATAAACTAAAAAATAAAATTTGTAATATATTTCCATTTACCAATCCAGCCAAAGGATTTGTAGGTATAATTCCTAAGATAGTATCCCAGAATCCTGCTATATCACCTTTAGATGCAAGTTCACCAGTCTTATCTAAGAACTGATCTGGAAGACTTCCTTCCTGAAGACCTAGACCAGGCTTGAATATACCACCAAATACCAGTCCTAAGGTTACAGCTACAGCAGTTGTACTAAGATAATAAACAAATGTTCCCAAACCTATTTTCCCAGCTGATTTTGTCTCTCCCAGTGAAGCTGCCCCTAAAATAATTGATACTGTTACTAGTGGAATAACCATCATTTTAATTAGGTGAATAAAAATACTCCCTAAAGGTGCAAACATAACTGATTTTTCTTTTAAAATAGCACCAGTTACAATACCTAACAACATAGCAATTAAAATTGCTACTCCCAAGTTTAACTTTCCTTTTTTCATATACCCTCCCTAGTAAAATTTTTATATTTTATATTCAGATAACTCTGATTATGACCCTATAATTTTTTTCTTAATGATAATTTAATCAGATATTAAGAGTAGTGTATAAATAGAATAAATACATATCGGATATTATCATTTATAGAAAAGATTGTCAAGTTTATATAGGAGGGATGGTGTTCTTTTGTAAATTTAAAGTTCAAATAAACCTAATATAGTACAATAATTATTTCCATATTGAATTTAGAAACTTATCTCTACCAGAGTTGTATCTATAAAATTTATAGCGCAACTTATTTTTTTTATAGTAATCCTGATGATACTCTTCTGCAGGATAGAAATTTTTAAATTTTACGATATCAGTTACAATTTTTTTTTCAAATTTTTTTGAATTTTCTAGATTTTCAAGAGATTTTAGAGCTTGAGACTTCTGTTCTTCATTGGCATAAAAGATGGCTGATGAATATTGAAAACCTCTGTCTACAAATTGTCCGCCAGGATCGGTGGGGTCAATCTGTTTCCAAAATATTTCCAAAAGCTCGGGATAGATAACAACAGAATCCTCGTAGATTATTTTTACAGCCTCTCGGTGCTTGGTTTTACCCGAAGCGACCTCTTTATATGATGGGTTTTCAATGTCTCCGCCTGAATACCCAGAGGTTACAGATATAACTCCTGCTAATGTTTCAAAAGGAGGTTCCATGCACCAAAAACAACCTCCTGCAAAGTATGCCTCTTTTTCTGCTGCAAATGAAAATATAGAAATCATAAAAAATAGAATAATTTTTTTCATATTTATCACCTCAATATAAAAATTCGGTGTCACTTAAAAAAATCCTCTTAACCATAATTAACCTAAGCTGCTCTTTTACTCTAAATTGAATTATTGAATTTATAGGGATCCGTTACTTTTCTCTTGAAAGAAAAGTAACCAAAAGTTCAAGAATTTTCAAACGTCTAGGAAGTAAATATTTCTTTTATCGCCTTTGTAAGCTATAGTCCTCGGTTCCCTGCGGAACTTATTCTGTAGGACGGCTGAGTGCAGGTTTTTTCCAGTATAAGCCCTGCGACTTGAAATTCAAAAGACATAAAAATAATAAAGCCAAACAAATAGTATGCACACAGTTATTTTTTAATTTTTGACTATTATTAATTCTGATTTTAGCCATAGTATAGGAAGAAGAATAAAAAACCTCTCGCAAAAGAAAATGTATATACTTTAGTTTTCACTCTGTGAAACTCTCTTCTTTTCTCTGTGCAACATACTCTTTTATGATCCTCTGTGGCCAAAAGGTTTTATCTTTATTCGTGTTAATTTTTTTGCCTTTTATAGTTTTTCATTCGTGACAAAATCTTTTGACTCTAATAT
Encoded proteins:
- the citG gene encoding triphosphoribosyl-dephospho-CoA synthase CitG yields the protein MYPEKIYRLGEFALESMLMEVACFPSFGLVSPVSKGAHEDMDYFTFIKSTASLQKYMLKIANRAFSPDGLEIIFKDCRQLGIEAEKEMFKKTKGINTHKGMIFVLGIVLIATAKTLYENKEFLSIQENIRFMTKGLVGSELKTLEKKTNLTHGERVFLEYGITGIRGEVESGIPVIFEYALPAYDDIEFSNAGDNERLLHTLITIMAHCEDTTILHRHDIHTLKEVQDICKKLLKKGSLLNKELLVEIDELDKKFSKKRISPGGCADLLAVTVFLSLIKKEFYNSL
- the citX gene encoding citrate lyase holo-[acyl-carrier protein] synthase, which translates into the protein MNKKNIDPIDILNSREERVRVQEALAKKYKLPFIALRTNYPGLYKNNPIANDIAFIMNRECQRIFGDRIKHSETIHSFEGVVYLAFIEEDPINIKKSVVKLEKSHPLGRLVDIDVYKDDSQGISRSHLNLPKRKCFICENDAHVCVRSRAHSLDELINYIHISYEDFKKTEVKK
- the citC gene encoding [citrate (pro-3S)-lyase] ligase, translated to MIYSAEKIHLRNPAEVDEIKKFLEKFQLDFEKNIDYTVAIRENGQIVATCSKSRDILKCFAIDPSMQGTGITNILLKSIQDKLFEEGIFHSFIFTKPVYETIFTSLGYKVVEKVDKVVLLEGGMGGINKEIKKIASEFSIDSSKPKTALVMNCNPFTLGHRYLIEQSSKSSEEVLLFVVEENKSLFPFKVRYDLVKKGVSDLKNVKVIPGGQYIISSATFPAYFLREAGEFLEAYTTLDAKIFANYFCKKLNINKRIVGDEPYCKVTNAYNKALLKILEKSGISLETVKRKEGENKTGFISASKVRDSLRRNKGVNTEELSDLIPGTTIEFLLTKEGKEIVEKIISSHTPH
- a CDS encoding AAA family ATPase, which gives rise to MVVNKRVCREEIIDLFWKDSEKKNARKNLRNLLYKLKQDLGFDLIISINRETLVLNPNIRITSDYNEFMEGIGGYDGGILEGFCDGIYMFSLWKEKLREKVNNKFLDSVLLQLKDKLESKEFDIAEKLALKIIKIDAKNTKVYFDLMKIYDVKGEYEKVHSIYDKLNSNFDDILDENLKENIEKFYKNVFMKKSDRLPRVKFDRDSFFVRNKELNILKNEYEDFIQNDVKKIVMIHGEAGVGKTHLVNKFFKEVDNEKVDIIYYNCSKEDSNKNFKLCKELFYQARECWSSENVSLSKYFMRSGARIYSFLEKLDENIILTKEEEEEKLRYIEKSMSQLFGEIKRKFIFVVDNIQWGDKTSLFLLEKRIPFLKGKVMFISTVRDEGGPWVKDFLTICLNYDRVKKIDLKRFSIEETFEFIDRYSNNSIADITKESIYKESEGNPFFIVEYLENLNEDGTIKEIFTENIAAILKENLKELSEDEFKLLKILSLFNIGLELDTLKKLYDFDKEKLREILRYLILSGIIKEKYGFDEVRYKFKHRKFKEFVYSIIDTLEKTELYKKIREKLGTTQLQGEKSFLYLEKTNYFS
- a CDS encoding dicarboxylate/amino acid:cation symporter; protein product: MKKGKLNLGVAILIAMLLGIVTGAILKEKSVMFAPLGSIFIHLIKMMVIPLVTVSIILGAASLGETKSAGKIGLGTFVYYLSTTAVAVTLGLVFGGIFKPGLGLQEGSLPDQFLDKTGELASKGDIAGFWDTILGIIPTNPLAGLVNGNILQILFFSLFLGIALSKLVKEKREPVINLLESLNEAMIWMILKVMILAPIGVFGLMADAVGTFGYDILALVLKLLIVYTVALALQTFGVYPLFVKLLSKTSPSRFIKKISKAQIVALSTASSMATLPVTFEVCEEELDVSNETTSFVLPLGATINMDGNAIYYALCAMFFAQMYGIQLGMTQYIAIIITATIGSIGQAGVPGPSLLVVAVLLAAGLPVQALPLLFGVDRIFDMMRTAVNITGDASCAVIIQSMLDKDEQKS
- the msrA gene encoding peptide-methionine (S)-S-oxide reductase MsrA; this translates as MKKIILFFMISIFSFAAEKEAYFAGGCFWCMEPPFETLAGVISVTSGYSGGDIENPSYKEVASGKTKHREAVKIIYEDSVVIYPELLEIFWKQIDPTDPGGQFVDRGFQYSSAIFYANEEQKSQALKSLENLENSKKFEKKIVTDIVKFKNFYPAEEYHQDYYKKNKLRYKFYRYNSGRDKFLNSIWK